The following are from one region of the Vitis riparia cultivar Riparia Gloire de Montpellier isolate 1030 chromosome 14, EGFV_Vit.rip_1.0, whole genome shotgun sequence genome:
- the LOC117931101 gene encoding oleosin 18.2 kDa-like: MQTTCHHLRQHLSPLFLSPSSLYLPPLHRSPSPNPFLSVSVQITMAERDEQKGPSASKILAVIALLPLGGTLLFLSGLTFVGSMVGLAVATPLFLLFSPVLVPATIGIGLAVTGFLSSGALGVTALSSLSWFLNYLRQLAAGMPDYFQRVTDKLGRETKEMGQELQSQAHEGWGKPTKRIQIGL, from the coding sequence ATGCAGACCACCTGTCACCACCTTCGCCAACACCTGTCACCGCTTTTCCTGTCACCCTCCTCTTTATATCTCCCACCACTCCACCGCTCTCCCTCGCCAAACCCATTTCTCTCCGTTTCTGTACAAATCACCATGGCTGAACGTGATGAGCAGAAAGGCCCATCAGCCTCCAAAATCCTAGCTGTCATAGCCCTCCTCCCTCTAGGAGGCACCCTGCTGTTTCTATCCGGCCTGACATTCGTGGGGTCAATGGTCGGCCTCGCCGTCGCCACCCCACTCTTCCTCCTCTTCAGTCCCGTTCTGGTTCCAGCGACAATAGGGATCGGCCTCGCCGTCACCGGATTTCTCTCGTCTGGAGCTTTAGGAGTAACAGCCCTCTCGTCGCTGTCGTGGTTCCTGAACTATCTCCGGCAATTGGCGGCTGGGATGCCGGATTATTTTCAGAGGGTGACTGACAAACTGGGCCGAGAAACGAAGGAAATGGGCCAGGAGTTGCAGAGTCAGGCCCATGAAGGCTGGGGCAAGCCGACAAAACGAATACAAATTGGGCTTTGA